The Flavobacterium praedii genome window below encodes:
- a CDS encoding TolC family protein: protein MINTKLFFRSLLLLFFCFAIGNAQGILTLENAIKIALENNYEIKIADNNLKMDKTNVAIGNAGMLPSISANASDNKSVQNTSQTRLDGTTVELKNAQNNNLNYGVGLDWTIFDGLKMFARFDQLKELQNLSDAQLKKTIVNTVSSVNSVYYDLIQEQQKLEDLDSTIVISKKRLEFTKNRYTIGKGSKLDVLNAQVDLNTDLGNLLKEKQIYANAKTLLNKILARDLKSDFIVSKNITVDRKLQLSELLALAEKQNPELIIQIINKKVSELDLKQIKADRYPIVQVNTGYNFNESTSSLGFNTQSSARGLNYGFTASLNLFDGNAQNRNEKIAKMQVENSKLVIEQQTINLQSNLTVAFQIYLTNLDLIDLEENNTAISKQNLDITAEKFKIGTITSVEFRAAQLNYINSKIRLSTAQFQAKLSEITLRELAGNLQF, encoded by the coding sequence ATGATAAATACCAAACTATTTTTTAGAAGTCTACTGTTGCTTTTCTTTTGCTTTGCAATAGGAAATGCACAAGGAATTTTAACATTAGAAAATGCCATTAAAATTGCATTGGAAAACAATTATGAAATAAAAATTGCCGACAATAATTTAAAAATGGATAAAACCAATGTTGCCATTGGTAATGCCGGAATGCTACCATCAATTAGCGCCAATGCATCTGATAATAAAAGTGTTCAAAATACTTCGCAAACTCGTTTAGATGGTACTACAGTTGAATTAAAAAATGCTCAGAATAATAATTTAAATTATGGTGTAGGTTTAGACTGGACCATTTTTGATGGTTTAAAAATGTTTGCCCGATTCGATCAATTGAAAGAATTACAAAATTTGAGCGATGCACAGTTAAAAAAGACTATTGTAAATACCGTAAGTAGTGTAAATTCTGTTTATTATGATTTGATTCAAGAACAACAAAAACTAGAAGATTTGGATTCTACAATAGTAATTTCCAAGAAAAGATTAGAATTCACAAAAAATCGTTATACCATAGGAAAAGGTTCAAAACTGGATGTTTTAAATGCTCAAGTTGATTTGAATACCGATCTTGGAAATTTATTAAAAGAAAAACAGATTTATGCCAACGCAAAAACACTTTTAAATAAAATATTGGCTAGAGATTTAAAAAGCGATTTTATTGTTTCTAAGAATATAACCGTTGATAGAAAATTACAGCTATCAGAATTATTAGCATTGGCAGAAAAACAAAACCCTGAATTGATTATTCAAATCATTAATAAAAAGGTATCAGAATTGGATTTAAAGCAAATTAAAGCGGATCGCTATCCAATTGTACAAGTAAATACGGGATACAATTTTAATGAATCAACTTCTAGCCTTGGTTTTAATACCCAATCTTCTGCGCGCGGATTGAATTATGGTTTTACAGCTTCATTAAATTTATTTGATGGAAATGCTCAAAACAGAAATGAAAAAATTGCTAAAATGCAAGTAGAAAATTCAAAGTTAGTAATTGAACAGCAAACAATTAACTTGCAGAGTAACTTGACAGTGGCTTTTCAAATTTATTTAACCAATTTAGATTTGATTGATTTAGAAGAAAACAATACAGCCATTTCAAAACAAAATCTAGATATTACAGCCGAAAAATTCAAAATAGGAACAATAACTTCTGTTGAATTTAGAGCCGCTCAATTGAATTATATCAATTCAAAAATTCGTTTGAGTACAGCACAATTTCAAGCAAAATTATCCGAAATTACTTTAAGGGAACTCGCAGGAAATCTTCAGTTTTAA
- a CDS encoding aminopeptidase P N-terminal domain-containing protein, with product MKIKFSIILIITIVYTAISQNGNPNDYLTPQFHKARREALRKKMPKNSVAVFFGNPIHNRANDVDFVYHQDPNLYYLTGYRESNCVLLIFSDKQTDKFGKIYNEQLYIQEKNPKAEQWTGIRLGIEGAVKKLGFDNALNGKEFLKESVNFYSFDNVFFTEFKEDYRDLKNEEADIFKLVNSFKKQIGYSTNLETNNTNSNGIVPKKAKIDTKTLNTYMASLREIKSDEEIQLLTKTIRISAMGQREIMKAMHTGMSEAEIQGVHEFIYKKYGSEYEGYPSIVGAGNNGCVLHYSENSKIKVENELVLMDLGAEYHGYTADLTRTIPANGKFSEEQKIIYDLVYEAQEKGIESVRVGNVFTASDQAARKVITNGLLQLGIIKKAEDSRKYFPHGTTHHIGLDVHDPGLFLTFEKNMVVTVEPGIYIPIGSNCDPKWWGIAVRIEDNILVTNGSPINLSEIAPRKSNKIEALMSEKSVLNDFILPEID from the coding sequence ATGAAAATCAAATTTTCTATCATCCTAATTATCACAATTGTATATACAGCAATATCACAAAATGGCAATCCTAATGATTATTTAACACCTCAATTTCATAAAGCAAGAAGAGAAGCATTGCGTAAAAAAATGCCGAAAAATAGTGTAGCAGTATTTTTTGGAAATCCAATACATAACAGAGCCAATGATGTCGATTTTGTGTATCATCAGGATCCAAACCTCTATTACTTAACTGGTTATAGAGAATCAAACTGTGTTTTATTGATTTTTTCAGATAAACAAACTGATAAATTTGGTAAAATTTATAACGAACAATTATATATTCAAGAAAAAAATCCAAAAGCTGAACAATGGACCGGTATACGGTTAGGAATTGAAGGTGCCGTAAAAAAATTAGGATTTGACAATGCTCTTAATGGAAAAGAATTTCTAAAGGAAAGTGTAAATTTTTATAGCTTTGACAATGTGTTTTTTACAGAATTTAAAGAAGATTACCGAGATTTAAAAAATGAAGAAGCTGATATTTTTAAATTAGTAAATTCATTTAAAAAACAAATTGGGTACTCTACAAATTTGGAAACGAATAATACAAATAGTAATGGAATTGTACCTAAAAAAGCAAAGATAGATACAAAAACTTTAAATACGTACATGGCCAGTTTGCGTGAAATAAAATCCGATGAAGAAATTCAATTATTAACAAAAACCATTCGAATTTCTGCAATGGGACAACGCGAAATAATGAAAGCCATGCATACAGGAATGTCTGAAGCAGAAATTCAAGGTGTTCATGAATTTATTTACAAAAAATATGGAAGCGAATATGAGGGTTACCCATCAATAGTTGGTGCAGGAAATAATGGTTGCGTATTACATTATAGTGAAAACAGTAAAATCAAAGTTGAAAACGAACTCGTATTAATGGATCTTGGTGCTGAATATCATGGTTACACTGCCGATTTAACCCGAACTATTCCTGCCAATGGTAAATTTTCTGAAGAGCAAAAGATAATTTATGATTTGGTTTACGAAGCACAAGAAAAAGGAATTGAATCAGTACGAGTTGGAAATGTTTTTACAGCATCCGATCAGGCAGCGCGAAAAGTGATTACAAATGGATTATTACAATTAGGCATTATTAAAAAAGCAGAAGATTCTAGAAAATACTTCCCACATGGAACAACACATCATATTGGACTAGATGTACATGATCCTGGTTTATTTTTAACATTTGAAAAAAATATGGTGGTTACCGTTGAACCCGGAATATATATTCCGATTGGCAGTAATTGCGATCCAAAATGGTGGGGAATTGCTGTTCGAATAGAAGACAACATTTTAGTAACTAATGGAAGTCCAATAAACTTATCTGAAATTGCACCTAGAAAATCAAATAAAATAGAGGCTCTCATGTCTGAAAAAAGTGTTTTGAATGATTTTATTTTACCTGAAATAGATTAA
- the recG gene encoding ATP-dependent DNA helicase RecG: protein MSNNLLDTPIEFLKGVGPNRGVLLRKELGIFKYGDLVNFFPNRYIDRTRYYKINELQNNIAEVQIIGKIINIKTVEFGRNQKRLVATFVDDTGQMDLNWFQGHKWIKESLKLNEVCVIFGKCAQYGNQYSMAHPEIELLSEHEKSLRSAMQPVYPSTETLANRGITNRVINKIMQQLFLETQALFSETLPSYLTNELKLIPKNVALFNIHFPKSAEILVKAQFRLKFEELFFIQLQLITKNLIRKHKIKGHPFSIVGQFFNDFYKNHLPFELTNAQKRVIKEIRTDMGSNAQMNRLLQGDVGSGKTIVAFMSMLLALDNGFQACLMAPTEILANQHFIGLSELAASLNINIKILTGSTKIAARRIIHEELENGTLQILIGTHALLEDKVKFQNLGLAVIDEQHRFGVEQRSKLWKKNVIPPHILVMTATPIPRTLAMSLYGDLDISVIDELPPGRKPIQTVHRFDSNRLKVWKFIRDEIALGRQIYIVYPLIQESEKMDYKDLMDGYESISRDFPLPTYSISILHGKMKPVEKDAEMKRFSEGKTNIMVATTVIEVGVNVPNASVMIIESAERFGLSQLHQLRGRVGRGADQSYCILMTSFKLSSDSKTRMETMVNTNDGFEIAEVDLKLRGPGDLMGTQQSGVLNLQIADIVRDREILLLARNYAIQILKDDAPLQKPENAILKAVFIELTKKKNIWNYIS from the coding sequence ATGTCCAATAATCTCCTAGATACTCCCATAGAATTTCTCAAAGGCGTTGGTCCCAATCGGGGCGTGTTGTTGCGTAAGGAATTGGGGATTTTTAAATATGGTGATTTAGTCAATTTTTTTCCAAATCGGTATATTGACCGCACTCGGTACTATAAAATTAATGAGTTGCAAAATAATATTGCCGAAGTACAGATTATTGGTAAAATTATCAATATCAAAACGGTTGAATTTGGTCGTAACCAAAAACGTTTGGTCGCTACATTTGTTGATGATACAGGACAAATGGATCTCAACTGGTTTCAAGGACACAAATGGATTAAAGAGAGTTTGAAGCTCAATGAAGTCTGTGTTATTTTCGGAAAATGTGCCCAATACGGAAATCAATACAGCATGGCTCATCCCGAAATCGAGTTGTTGAGCGAGCACGAAAAAAGCCTGCGTTCGGCCATGCAACCCGTATATCCATCCACTGAAACTTTGGCCAATCGCGGCATTACAAATCGAGTGATTAACAAAATAATGCAGCAATTGTTTCTGGAAACTCAGGCCTTATTCAGTGAAACTTTGCCTTCTTATTTAACAAATGAACTTAAGCTGATTCCCAAGAATGTAGCTTTGTTCAATATTCATTTTCCCAAAAGTGCCGAAATTTTGGTGAAAGCCCAATTCCGATTAAAATTTGAAGAATTGTTCTTTATTCAATTGCAATTGATAACGAAGAATCTAATTCGGAAACATAAAATAAAGGGACATCCTTTTTCAATAGTAGGACAATTTTTCAACGACTTTTATAAAAACCACTTGCCTTTTGAATTGACAAATGCCCAAAAAAGAGTAATTAAGGAAATTCGAACTGATATGGGAAGCAATGCCCAAATGAATCGATTACTCCAAGGTGATGTGGGTTCTGGGAAAACCATTGTTGCTTTTATGAGCATGCTTCTGGCATTAGACAATGGTTTTCAAGCCTGTTTAATGGCACCAACGGAGATTTTGGCGAATCAGCATTTTATAGGATTGTCTGAATTGGCAGCTTCTTTAAATATCAATATAAAAATACTGACGGGTTCAACCAAAATCGCTGCACGTAGAATTATACACGAAGAACTGGAAAATGGTACTTTGCAAATCCTTATCGGTACCCATGCTTTGCTGGAAGACAAAGTAAAATTCCAAAATTTAGGACTGGCGGTTATTGATGAACAACATCGTTTTGGCGTAGAACAACGCTCCAAATTATGGAAAAAAAATGTTATTCCTCCCCATATTTTGGTCATGACGGCCACACCTATTCCGCGAACTTTGGCAATGAGTTTGTATGGAGATTTAGACATTTCGGTGATTGACGAATTGCCTCCCGGAAGAAAACCTATTCAAACCGTGCATCGTTTCGATTCCAATCGATTAAAAGTATGGAAATTCATTCGGGATGAAATCGCTTTAGGACGCCAAATTTATATTGTCTATCCTTTAATTCAAGAATCAGAAAAAATGGATTATAAAGATTTAATGGACGGTTACGAAAGTATTTCTCGTGATTTTCCATTGCCTACCTACTCCATTTCAATCCTTCATGGCAAAATGAAACCCGTCGAAAAAGATGCAGAAATGAAACGTTTCTCCGAAGGAAAAACTAATATTATGGTTGCAACAACCGTAATTGAAGTCGGTGTTAATGTACCCAACGCCTCTGTAATGATTATCGAAAGTGCCGAGCGTTTTGGATTATCGCAACTACACCAATTGCGCGGTCGTGTTGGGCGTGGTGCCGATCAAAGTTATTGTATCTTGATGACTTCATTTAAATTGTCCAGTGACAGTAAAACCCGTATGGAAACGATGGTGAATACCAACGACGGTTTCGAAATTGCCGAAGTCGATTTGAAATTACGTGGACCCGGTGATTTAATGGGAACCCAGCAAAGTGGTGTGCTCAATCTTCAAATTGCTGATATTGTCAGGGATAGAGAAATCCTATTATTGGCTAGAAATTATGCCATTCAAATTCTCAAAGACGATGCCCCTTTACAAAAACCTGAAAACGCAATCCTTAAAGCCGTTTTTATAGAATTAACCAAAAAGAAAAATATTTGGAATTATATTAGTTAG
- a CDS encoding DUF1697 domain-containing protein: MTTHLALLRGINVSGHNMMKMDALKATLEAIGFKNVQTYIQSGNVFVDTEEENAAKVGFQIKQEIFKAFGHEVPIVVIGKSDLEKSLKNNPFLKEKDVDTKKLYVAFTSIALRSDSINDLKMSQVKPDEAHIDENRIFIKYAVGAGKTRFDQKYIEKKLNVTATIRNWNTVSQLFKIYEEK, translated from the coding sequence ATGACAACTCATCTCGCACTTCTTCGTGGCATCAATGTTTCAGGGCACAATATGATGAAAATGGACGCTTTGAAAGCAACTTTAGAAGCTATTGGTTTCAAGAATGTGCAAACGTATATACAATCCGGAAATGTTTTTGTGGATACCGAAGAAGAAAATGCTGCAAAAGTGGGTTTTCAAATTAAACAAGAAATTTTTAAAGCATTTGGTCACGAAGTTCCTATTGTTGTAATTGGAAAATCGGATTTAGAAAAAAGTCTCAAAAACAATCCATTTCTGAAAGAGAAAGATGTTGACACTAAAAAATTATATGTAGCTTTTACTTCCATTGCGTTGCGAAGTGATTCTATCAATGATTTAAAAATGAGTCAGGTAAAACCCGATGAAGCACATATTGATGAAAATCGAATTTTTATTAAGTATGCTGTAGGAGCGGGAAAAACAAGATTTGATCAAAAATACATCGAGAAAAAACTGAATGTAACGGCAACTATTCGCAATTGGAATACTGTGTCGCAGTTGTTTAAAATTTATGAAGAAAAATAA
- a CDS encoding efflux RND transporter periplasmic adaptor subunit → MKIKNIIYTLLIIGFVGFIGYRIASNKAKNSEPKDKEGKDKPITVTGIVVLPKTFDNNLSLSGSIEANEQIEIRSEVSGIVEGIYFQEGSNVSKGQLLFKVNDTELKAQLTQTSTKEGLAAENERRAKLLLQKEAISQEEYDFARADYKSAQAQTQLIKAQIAKTAVRAPFSGKIGLRSISPGTYITPTVLVAKLVNSSKLKITFSIPEKYASQVKTNTTLSFTVEGSDEKFTAKVYAIEPEVAITTRTLQVRAITENSQGKLLPGTFANVLLPLSVIKDAIVVPTEAIVPVQNGKKVYISKNGMAKEIMVETANRTDASILVLSGLKAGDTLLTSGVMSLKDEAPIKVILNSKN, encoded by the coding sequence ATGAAAATAAAAAACATCATTTACACCCTATTAATAATTGGATTTGTTGGATTCATTGGTTATAGAATTGCTTCGAATAAAGCAAAAAACAGCGAGCCAAAAGACAAAGAAGGAAAAGATAAACCAATTACAGTAACAGGAATAGTTGTTCTTCCTAAAACTTTTGACAATAATTTATCGCTTTCCGGTTCTATTGAGGCAAATGAACAAATTGAGATTCGATCAGAAGTATCAGGAATTGTTGAGGGTATTTATTTTCAAGAAGGAAGTAATGTATCCAAAGGGCAATTGTTGTTCAAAGTAAATGATACAGAGTTAAAAGCACAATTAACGCAAACCAGTACCAAAGAAGGTTTAGCCGCAGAAAATGAGAGAAGAGCAAAATTATTGTTGCAAAAAGAAGCGATAAGTCAAGAAGAATATGATTTTGCAAGAGCTGATTATAAATCTGCACAAGCCCAAACCCAATTAATTAAAGCTCAAATTGCCAAAACTGCTGTTCGTGCTCCTTTTTCAGGAAAAATTGGACTTCGTTCTATTTCACCAGGAACTTATATAACTCCAACAGTTTTAGTCGCAAAATTGGTTAACAGCAGTAAATTGAAAATCACTTTTTCAATTCCAGAGAAATATGCTTCCCAAGTAAAGACAAACACAACTTTGAGTTTTACAGTCGAAGGTTCGGATGAAAAATTCACTGCCAAAGTATATGCTATTGAACCTGAAGTTGCTATTACTACTAGAACTCTTCAAGTTAGGGCAATTACCGAAAACAGTCAAGGGAAATTATTGCCAGGAACATTTGCTAATGTACTTTTGCCGCTGAGTGTTATAAAAGATGCAATTGTAGTTCCAACCGAAGCTATTGTTCCTGTTCAAAATGGCAAAAAAGTATATATTTCTAAAAATGGAATGGCCAAAGAGATTATGGTTGAAACTGCCAATAGAACAGATGCTTCTATCTTGGTGCTTTCGGGCTTAAAAGCGGGAGATACTTTGTTGACAAGTGGAGTAATGTCTTTAAAAGATGAAGCCCCTATTAAGGTGATTTTAAATTCAAAAAATTAG
- a CDS encoding YhcH/YjgK/YiaL family protein, translating to MVIDKIENYRLYSTLTKRLAKGFEFITNTDLVTIEPGKYEIDNDAIFAIVQEYDTKEEQDSVLEGHHKYIDIQYVIQGVELMGFTPLTNQEVVEENLEKDYTFYKGETSMLRVEEGMFTLFFPEDLHRPGVKAGQISKVKKVVVKVKI from the coding sequence ATGGTTATTGACAAAATAGAAAACTACAGATTATACAGTACCCTTACCAAAAGATTGGCCAAAGGATTTGAATTCATTACCAACACTGATTTAGTGACAATAGAGCCAGGGAAATACGAAATTGACAATGATGCTATTTTTGCCATTGTTCAGGAATATGATACCAAGGAAGAGCAAGATTCTGTTCTAGAAGGTCATCATAAATACATAGACATTCAATACGTAATTCAAGGAGTTGAACTTATGGGATTTACTCCTTTAACAAATCAAGAGGTTGTTGAAGAAAACTTAGAAAAAGATTACACTTTCTACAAAGGCGAAACGTCAATGCTTCGAGTAGAGGAAGGAATGTTTACGCTTTTTTTTCCAGAGGATCTTCATAGACCTGGTGTAAAAGCAGGGCAAATTTCGAAAGTAAAAAAAGTGGTTGTAAAAGTAAAAATTTAA
- a CDS encoding efflux RND transporter permease subunit — MSLSTLSIKRPVMTIVMNLTIILFGIIGYTYLGVREFPSIDPAQISIRTNYTGANSDIIESQITEPLEKAINSIDGIRNVTSSSIQGSSNITVEFNLNKNLEEAANDVRDKVSQAIRDLPQDIDAPPVVSKADANGDAIISMTVQSDSRNALELSDYAENVIGQRLETIPGVSGIQIWGQKRYAMRLWIDPVKLASYGCTVSEVREALNQQNIELPSGKLTGSNTELTVKTVGNLSKPEEFNNIIIRSDGEKIVRFSDVGSAILGPENVETKMSQSGLPLVGVAIVPLPGANYLDISKAFYKQFQKLKKDLPKDIKLNIVIDNTIFVKQSVIEVAETLGISIILVILIIFLFFRDWAIAFRPLIDIPVSLIATFFIMWLFGFSINVLTLLAIVLATGLVVDDGIVVTENIYKKVEEGMSPIEAAIKGSNEIFFAVISISITLAAVFLPVIFLEGFVGRLFREFGVVIGAAVLISAFVSLTLTPMLNAYLMKSGEQKKSKFYIQTEPYFEKLNSSYADALNRFMKKKWLSFPILIACFGLIYLFFNIIQKETAPYDDRSAIVMSVTAPEGSSYEYTDRFMQEISRLVDDSIPEKKVALVITSPGFGASTVNSGRVRIALVDPSERKLKQKEIAEKLTKITKQYSVAKTSVIEQPTIAVNRRGGLPVQYIIQAPNFEKLREKIPLFMDEAAKNETFSITDVNLKFNKPEINVSINREKAESLGVSVKDIAQTLQLSLSGQRFGYFMRNGKQYQVIGQFERQDRSKPLDLTSMYVKNSKGQLIQMDNVVTIEEQSNPPQLYHNNRYMSATVSAGLAPGKSISDGIDAMNEIKAKVLDDSFTTDLGGESRDFVESSSNTSFAFGLALLLIFLILAAQFESFIDPFIIILTVPMAVAGALFSLWLFNQTWNIFSQIGTIMLIGLVTKNGILIVEFANQLREQGKSKLEAILEASEARLRPILMTSLAISLGALPIALSLGAASTSRIGMGVVIVGGTIFSLVLTLFVIPALYLMWSKARKHYPEFDHIDEYENEVKK, encoded by the coding sequence ATGAGTTTATCTACATTAAGTATAAAAAGACCTGTAATGACAATCGTTATGAATTTAACGATTATTTTATTTGGTATTATCGGTTACACTTATCTAGGTGTGCGGGAATTTCCATCTATAGATCCTGCTCAAATTTCGATACGAACCAATTATACAGGAGCCAATTCGGATATTATAGAATCACAAATTACTGAGCCTTTAGAAAAAGCAATCAATTCGATAGATGGTATTCGAAATGTAACATCTTCTAGTATTCAAGGAAGTAGTAATATAACAGTTGAATTTAATTTGAATAAAAATCTAGAGGAAGCTGCTAATGATGTTCGCGACAAAGTATCTCAAGCTATTCGAGATTTGCCGCAGGATATAGATGCTCCTCCAGTTGTTTCTAAGGCTGATGCCAATGGAGATGCAATTATTTCGATGACCGTTCAGAGTGATTCCAGAAATGCCTTGGAACTAAGTGATTATGCAGAAAATGTTATAGGCCAACGATTAGAAACAATACCAGGTGTAAGCGGAATTCAGATTTGGGGACAAAAAAGATACGCTATGCGTTTATGGATTGATCCAGTTAAATTAGCTTCGTATGGATGTACAGTATCGGAAGTTAGAGAAGCATTAAACCAGCAAAATATTGAATTACCTTCTGGAAAATTAACGGGAAGCAACACGGAACTTACTGTAAAAACGGTCGGAAATCTTTCTAAACCAGAGGAATTTAATAATATTATTATTCGCTCAGATGGAGAGAAAATTGTTCGTTTTAGCGATGTTGGTTCTGCAATTTTGGGACCCGAAAATGTAGAAACCAAAATGAGCCAATCTGGTTTACCATTGGTAGGTGTTGCCATCGTACCACTTCCGGGAGCTAATTATTTGGACATTTCTAAAGCTTTTTATAAACAATTTCAAAAGCTTAAAAAAGATTTACCCAAAGATATTAAACTAAATATTGTAATTGACAATACTATTTTTGTTAAACAATCGGTAATTGAAGTAGCTGAAACATTAGGAATTTCGATTATTTTGGTGATTTTGATTATTTTCTTGTTCTTTAGGGATTGGGCAATTGCTTTTAGACCATTAATTGATATACCAGTTTCACTTATTGCTACATTTTTCATTATGTGGCTTTTTGGCTTTTCTATTAATGTGCTTACTTTATTGGCTATTGTTCTTGCAACTGGTTTAGTTGTAGATGACGGTATTGTGGTAACCGAAAATATTTACAAAAAAGTCGAAGAAGGAATGTCACCAATTGAAGCGGCAATTAAAGGCTCGAATGAAATATTTTTTGCGGTAATTTCTATTTCAATCACCTTAGCTGCGGTATTTTTACCGGTTATTTTCCTCGAAGGTTTTGTCGGGCGATTGTTTCGGGAATTTGGTGTAGTGATTGGTGCAGCCGTTTTAATTTCAGCTTTTGTTTCTTTAACTCTAACACCCATGCTCAACGCTTATTTAATGAAAAGCGGAGAACAAAAAAAATCTAAGTTTTATATACAAACAGAACCGTATTTCGAAAAATTAAATAGTTCATATGCTGATGCTTTGAATCGTTTTATGAAGAAAAAATGGTTGAGTTTTCCCATTCTAATAGCTTGTTTTGGACTGATTTATTTGTTTTTTAATATAATTCAAAAAGAAACGGCTCCTTATGATGACCGTTCGGCTATAGTTATGTCTGTAACAGCTCCAGAGGGTTCTTCCTATGAATATACGGATCGATTTATGCAAGAAATTTCAAGATTGGTAGATGATTCTATTCCAGAAAAAAAAGTCGCTTTGGTGATAACTTCCCCAGGTTTTGGCGCTTCAACCGTAAACAGCGGTAGAGTACGTATTGCTCTAGTGGATCCTTCTGAAAGAAAGTTGAAACAAAAAGAAATTGCCGAAAAATTAACAAAAATCACTAAACAATATTCAGTTGCAAAAACGTCAGTTATTGAACAGCCAACTATTGCGGTAAATAGACGTGGTGGTTTACCCGTACAATACATTATTCAAGCACCAAATTTTGAAAAATTAAGAGAAAAAATTCCATTATTTATGGATGAAGCTGCCAAAAATGAAACTTTTTCTATAACAGATGTGAATTTAAAATTTAATAAACCCGAAATAAATGTTTCAATAAATAGAGAAAAAGCAGAGAGTTTAGGCGTTTCCGTAAAAGATATTGCTCAGACTTTGCAACTTTCACTCAGCGGACAACGTTTTGGTTATTTTATGAGAAATGGAAAGCAGTATCAAGTTATTGGCCAGTTCGAAAGACAAGATCGTTCCAAACCTTTGGATTTAACTTCAATGTATGTAAAAAATAGCAAAGGACAACTCATTCAAATGGACAATGTGGTTACTATTGAAGAGCAAAGTAATCCGCCACAATTGTATCATAATAATAGATATATGTCGGCGACAGTTTCTGCAGGTCTCGCTCCAGGCAAAAGTATAAGCGATGGAATTGATGCAATGAATGAAATTAAAGCCAAAGTACTCGATGATTCTTTTACAACCGATTTAGGGGGAGAATCTAGAGATTTTGTTGAAAGTAGTTCGAATACTTCTTTTGCTTTCGGATTGGCATTGTTACTCATATTTTTAATATTAGCAGCACAATTTGAAAGCTTTATAGATCCTTTTATTATTATTTTGACAGTGCCAATGGCTGTTGCTGGTGCTTTATTTTCACTTTGGTTGTTCAATCAAACTTGGAATATTTTTAGTCAAATTGGAACCATTATGTTGATTGGATTGGTAACCAAGAACGGAATATTAATTGTGGAATTTGCCAATCAATTGCGTGAACAGGGAAAATCAAAATTAGAAGCAATTCTAGAAGCTTCGGAAGCGCGGTTACGTCCTATTTTAATGACAAGTTTGGCTATATCCTTGGGTGCATTGCCTATCGCATTATCTTTAGGAGCAGCATCAACCAGCAGAATTGGAATGGGAGTTGTCATTGTAGGAGGTACTATTTTTTCATTGGTACTTACTTTATTTGTAATTCCGGCTTTGTATTTAATGTGGTCTAAAGCAAGAAAGCATTATCCTGAATTTGACCATATTGACGAATATGAAAACGAAGTAAAAAAATAA